Proteins from a genomic interval of Streptomyces sp. NBC_01445:
- a CDS encoding aminotransferase class V-fold PLP-dependent enzyme produces the protein METLDHALVRAEFAPVTSYLNTASTGLLPSRTVAAMKDAVASVAAGRPADMFADVEAARAAFARLAGVPADRVAAGASVAVYTGVIAASLPAGAEVLTAQDDFSSTVNPFYVRGDLKVRTAPLEGIADAVRPGTALVAVSAAQSADGRVADLPAIREAARAHGARTYIDCSQGAGWLPVDADAQDYTSTVGFKWLLCPRGVSFLVVPEDMGSLRAVFAGWVAGEHPWDSCYGPVEELAHSARRFDESPSLFSYAGARHSLALIEELGVDAIRAHDLALAERFRAGLATLGHEPVPAPGSPVVSVPGLGARQPELSRAGIEVSNRAGNLRAAFHLYNTDSDVDRLLEALSG, from the coding sequence ATGGAGACTCTCGATCACGCGCTCGTGCGCGCCGAGTTCGCACCCGTCACCAGCTATCTGAACACCGCGAGCACCGGGCTGCTCCCGTCCCGCACGGTGGCGGCCATGAAGGACGCGGTCGCCTCCGTCGCGGCCGGCCGCCCCGCCGACATGTTCGCGGACGTCGAGGCCGCCCGCGCCGCCTTCGCCCGGCTTGCCGGGGTTCCGGCCGACCGGGTGGCGGCCGGCGCCTCGGTGGCCGTCTACACGGGAGTCATCGCCGCCTCGCTCCCGGCGGGCGCCGAGGTCCTCACCGCGCAGGACGACTTCAGCTCCACCGTGAACCCCTTCTACGTACGCGGCGACCTCAAGGTCCGCACCGCGCCCCTGGAAGGGATCGCCGACGCCGTTCGGCCCGGCACCGCGCTGGTCGCCGTCAGCGCGGCCCAGTCCGCCGACGGACGCGTCGCCGACCTGCCCGCGATCCGCGAGGCGGCCCGCGCCCACGGCGCCCGCACCTACATCGACTGTTCCCAGGGCGCGGGCTGGCTGCCCGTCGACGCGGACGCGCAGGACTACACGTCCACCGTCGGCTTCAAGTGGCTGCTGTGCCCGCGCGGCGTGAGCTTCCTGGTCGTCCCGGAGGACATGGGATCCCTCCGCGCGGTCTTCGCGGGCTGGGTCGCGGGCGAGCACCCGTGGGACAGCTGCTACGGACCCGTCGAGGAGCTCGCCCACTCCGCGCGGCGGTTCGACGAGAGCCCCAGCCTCTTCTCGTACGCGGGCGCGCGGCACTCCCTGGCGCTCATCGAGGAACTCGGCGTCGACGCGATCCGCGCCCATGACCTCGCCCTGGCGGAGCGCTTCCGCGCGGGTCTCGCCACACTTGGCCACGAGCCCGTGCCCGCGCCGGGCTCGCCGGTGGTCTCCGTCCCGGGCCTCGGCGCACGGCAGCCGGAGCTGAGCCGGGCCGGCATCGAGGTCTCCAACCGCGCGGGCAACCTGCGGGCGGCCTTCCACCTGTACAACACGGATTCCGACGTCGACCGGCTCCTTGAGGCGCTGTCGGGCTGA
- a CDS encoding aldehyde dehydrogenase (NADP(+)): MAAAPVWSVDPRTGKQREQVAVEATAQEVDQAVRAAHAATGALADRTVRAAFLRSAAELLDASKDHLVEAADAETALGPVRLTGELARTSYQLRAFADIVDEGAFLGIVIDHPDDSATPPIPDLRRYKVPLGVVAVYSASNFPFAFSVPGGDTASALAAGCPVVVKAHPDHPATSELVASVLRRAAAQHGIPEGVLGLVHGFEAGVELVKHPLVSAAGFTGSVRGGRALFDAAAARPVPIPFHGELGSLNPVVITAEAAAERAEQIGAGLAGSMTLGVGQFCVKPGLVFAPNGADGDRLVKSLTDAVSDTDAGVLLDHRMRDNFVAGVAERAELPDVDAPVTPGAGSEHTVSPGFLTVPAQRLATDGGDHDLLLEECFGPVTVVARYEDDAEVTSVLSRLPGNLSATVHLSEGEAAGQGRGAEILAELTPLAGRVLVNGWPTGVAVAPAQHHGGPYPATTSTSTSVGGTAVERWLRPVAYQNTPEALLPPELRDDNPLGLPRRYEGRQEL, translated from the coding sequence GTGGCAGCAGCACCAGTCTGGAGTGTCGACCCCCGAACCGGGAAGCAGCGGGAGCAGGTTGCGGTGGAAGCCACAGCCCAGGAGGTGGACCAGGCGGTCCGCGCCGCGCACGCCGCCACGGGCGCCCTCGCGGACCGCACCGTGCGCGCCGCCTTCCTGCGCAGCGCCGCCGAGCTCCTCGACGCCTCCAAGGATCACCTGGTGGAGGCCGCGGACGCGGAGACCGCGCTCGGTCCCGTCCGCCTCACCGGTGAACTCGCCCGCACCAGCTACCAGTTGCGTGCCTTCGCGGACATCGTCGACGAGGGCGCCTTCCTGGGCATCGTCATCGACCACCCCGACGACTCGGCGACCCCGCCGATCCCGGATCTTCGCCGCTACAAGGTGCCGCTGGGCGTCGTCGCCGTCTACTCGGCGTCGAACTTCCCGTTCGCCTTCTCCGTGCCCGGCGGCGACACCGCGAGCGCGCTCGCCGCGGGCTGCCCCGTCGTCGTCAAGGCCCACCCCGACCACCCGGCCACCTCCGAACTGGTCGCCTCCGTGCTGCGCAGGGCCGCCGCCCAGCACGGCATCCCGGAGGGCGTACTCGGCCTGGTCCACGGCTTCGAGGCGGGCGTCGAGCTCGTGAAGCACCCGCTGGTCTCGGCCGCCGGATTCACCGGTTCCGTACGGGGCGGGCGCGCCCTGTTCGACGCGGCGGCCGCCCGCCCCGTGCCGATCCCCTTCCACGGCGAACTCGGCTCCCTCAACCCCGTGGTCATCACGGCGGAGGCCGCGGCCGAGCGTGCCGAGCAGATCGGCGCCGGGCTCGCGGGCTCCATGACGCTCGGCGTCGGCCAGTTCTGCGTGAAGCCCGGCCTCGTCTTCGCGCCCAACGGTGCCGACGGCGATCGCCTCGTCAAGTCCCTCACCGACGCCGTCAGCGACACCGACGCGGGCGTGCTCCTCGACCACCGCATGCGCGACAACTTCGTCGCGGGCGTCGCCGAGCGCGCGGAGCTGCCCGACGTGGACGCCCCCGTGACCCCGGGCGCGGGCAGCGAGCACACCGTCAGTCCCGGCTTCCTCACGGTCCCGGCCCAGCGCCTGGCCACCGATGGCGGCGACCACGACCTCCTCCTGGAGGAGTGCTTCGGTCCGGTGACCGTCGTCGCCCGCTACGAGGACGACGCCGAGGTCACCTCCGTGCTCTCGCGGCTGCCCGGCAACCTCTCGGCCACCGTCCACCTGTCCGAGGGCGAGGCCGCCGGCCAGGGGCGCGGCGCCGAGATCCTCGCCGAGCTCACCCCGCTCGCGGGCCGCGTCCTGGTCAACGGCTGGCCCACCGGCGTCGCCGTCGCCCCCGCCCAGCACCACGGCGGCCCGTACCCGGCCACGACGTCCACGTCGACGTCCGTGGGCGGCACCGCCGTCGAGCGCTGGCTGCGCCCGGTCGCGTACCAGAACACCCCCGAGGCACTCCTGCCGCCTGAGCTGCGCGACGACAACCCGCTGGGCCTGCCGCGCCGCTACGAAGGCCGCCAGGAGCTCTGA
- a CDS encoding GNAT family N-acetyltransferase yields the protein MEVALRAVEESDVRVFFRHMNDPEAARVAAFVSPRGSDWDHFEAHWKRIRSSSDVVRAVVADGELVGSAAVYGEPGDLQVTYWIDRTHWGRGLATAALRALLAEVPERPLHARAATDNIGSLRVLEKCGFRVTGQDSGFAHARGKEIPEYVLVLDA from the coding sequence ATGGAGGTCGCGCTGCGTGCCGTCGAGGAGAGTGACGTCCGCGTCTTCTTCCGGCACATGAACGACCCGGAGGCGGCCCGCGTCGCCGCGTTCGTCTCGCCCAGGGGGTCCGACTGGGACCACTTCGAGGCGCACTGGAAGCGGATCCGTTCGTCGTCCGACGTGGTGCGCGCCGTCGTCGCCGACGGCGAACTCGTGGGGAGCGCAGCCGTGTACGGGGAGCCGGGCGATCTCCAGGTCACGTACTGGATCGACCGCACGCACTGGGGGCGCGGACTCGCCACGGCGGCGCTCCGCGCGCTGCTCGCCGAGGTCCCGGAGCGCCCGCTGCACGCTCGCGCCGCGACCGACAACATCGGCTCGCTGCGCGTCCTGGAGAAGTGCGGTTTCCGTGTCACCGGCCAGGATTCGGGCTTCGCCCACGCGCGCGGCAAGGAAATTCCCGAGTACGTGCTGGTGCTCGACGCGTAA
- a CDS encoding DsbA family oxidoreductase, with product MRVEIWSDIACPWCYVGKARFEKALAAFPHRDGVEVVHRSFELDPTRAKGDSGLVIPMLAQKYGMTEDQAQAAERNLGENAASEGLAYLTEGRDHGNTFDMHRLLHFAKEQGRQDELIGLLYRANFADERSVFADADEYLISLAAEAGLDADEARAVLADPARYADDVRADEREAAELGANGVPFFVLDRKYGVSGAQPAEVFAQALEQAWGSRSPLQVIDSGDAEACGPDGCAVPQN from the coding sequence ATGCGCGTCGAGATCTGGTCCGACATAGCCTGCCCCTGGTGCTACGTCGGCAAGGCCCGCTTCGAGAAGGCCCTGGCCGCCTTCCCGCACCGTGACGGCGTCGAGGTGGTCCACCGCTCCTTCGAGCTGGACCCGACGCGCGCCAAGGGCGACAGCGGACTCGTCATCCCGATGCTCGCGCAGAAGTACGGCATGACCGAGGACCAGGCGCAGGCCGCCGAGCGCAACCTCGGCGAGAACGCCGCCTCCGAGGGCCTCGCCTACCTCACCGAGGGCCGCGACCACGGCAACACCTTCGACATGCACCGCCTCCTCCACTTCGCGAAGGAGCAGGGCCGCCAGGACGAGCTGATCGGCCTCCTGTACCGCGCGAACTTCGCCGACGAGCGGTCCGTCTTCGCCGACGCCGACGAGTACCTGATCAGCCTCGCCGCCGAGGCCGGACTCGACGCCGACGAGGCCCGCGCCGTCCTCGCCGACCCCGCCCGGTACGCCGACGACGTGCGTGCCGACGAGCGCGAGGCCGCCGAGCTCGGCGCGAACGGCGTGCCCTTCTTCGTCCTCGACCGCAAGTACGGCGTCTCCGGCGCCCAGCCCGCCGAGGTCTTCGCCCAGGCCCTGGAGCAGGCGTGGGGCAGCCGCTCGCCGCTCCAGGTCATCGACAGCGGCGACGCCGAGGCCTGTGGCCCGGACGGATGCGCGGTCCCGCAGAACTGA
- a CDS encoding peptidoglycan D,D-transpeptidase FtsI family protein, producing the protein MNKTIRRASVFCLLLVLALLVRATWVQFYDGQALADNKNNRRNVMQQYAYPLGDIIVGGEAVTDSKRTGTGSDLAYKRTYKDGELYAGVTGFSSQVYGQTQLEGIYQDILDGTDTRLKNPVDAVTGKHTEPGDVVTTIDPAVQKAAYRALGDKKGAAVAIDPKTGKVLGLVSTPSFDPSKISGSDSSTDGRAWTALSKDKDQPTLNRAIKQALPPGSTFKLVVAAAALEDGLYSSVDAKTDSPNPYRLPGTATDLKNESASAPCEDASIRTALKYSCNNVFGKLAVDLGQDKVRAMAEKFGFNDDKQDMPVRASKSVYPKDMDKAQTGLSGIGQFDVTATPLQMAMVSATIANGGEQASPHMVSQVTDADGNAIKSFADGDNTRVVSTSTASQLQSAMETVVSQGTGTNAQIPGATVGGKTGTAQHGENNSKTPYAWFTSYAKDDSTGKEVAVAVVVEQSDAARSEVSGNGLAAPIAKAMMSAALTG; encoded by the coding sequence ATGAACAAGACGATCAGACGCGCCTCGGTCTTCTGTCTGCTCCTCGTGCTCGCTCTGCTGGTGAGGGCGACGTGGGTGCAGTTCTACGACGGCCAGGCCCTCGCGGACAACAAGAACAACCGGCGGAACGTGATGCAGCAGTACGCGTATCCCCTGGGCGACATCATCGTGGGCGGAGAGGCGGTCACCGATTCGAAGAGAACGGGCACGGGCAGCGACCTCGCGTACAAGCGCACGTACAAGGACGGCGAGCTCTACGCGGGCGTGACGGGCTTCAGCTCGCAGGTGTACGGGCAGACGCAGCTCGAGGGCATCTACCAGGACATCCTCGACGGGACGGACACCCGGCTCAAGAACCCCGTCGACGCGGTCACCGGCAAGCACACCGAGCCCGGTGACGTGGTCACGACCATCGACCCGGCGGTGCAGAAGGCCGCGTACCGCGCGCTCGGCGACAAGAAGGGCGCGGCCGTCGCGATCGACCCGAAGACCGGGAAGGTGCTCGGCCTCGTCTCGACGCCGTCGTTCGACCCGTCGAAGATCAGCGGCTCGGACTCGTCCACGGACGGCAGGGCGTGGACGGCGCTGTCGAAGGACAAGGACCAGCCGACGCTGAACCGCGCGATCAAGCAGGCGCTGCCCCCCGGGTCCACGTTCAAGCTGGTCGTCGCGGCAGCGGCGCTGGAGGACGGGCTCTACTCGTCGGTGGACGCGAAGACCGACAGCCCGAACCCGTACCGGCTGCCGGGCACGGCCACGGACCTGAAGAACGAGAGCGCGTCCGCGCCCTGCGAGGACGCCTCGATCCGCACGGCGCTGAAGTACTCGTGTAACAACGTCTTCGGAAAGCTCGCCGTCGACCTGGGCCAGGACAAGGTCAGGGCGATGGCCGAGAAGTTCGGCTTCAACGACGACAAGCAGGACATGCCGGTCCGGGCCTCCAAGAGCGTGTACCCGAAGGACATGGACAAGGCGCAGACGGGTCTGTCGGGCATCGGCCAGTTCGACGTGACGGCGACACCGCTGCAGATGGCGATGGTCTCGGCCACGATCGCCAACGGCGGCGAGCAGGCCTCCCCGCACATGGTCTCGCAGGTCACGGACGCCGACGGCAACGCGATCAAGAGCTTCGCCGACGGTGACAACACGCGCGTCGTGAGCACGTCCACGGCCTCGCAGCTCCAGTCGGCGATGGAGACGGTCGTCTCGCAGGGCACCGGTACGAACGCGCAGATCCCGGGCGCGACGGTGGGCGGCAAGACGGGTACGGCCCAGCACGGCGAGAACAACAGCAAGACGCCGTACGCCTGGTTCACGTCGTACGCGAAGGACGACTCCACCGGCAAGGAGGTCGCGGTGGCGGTCGTGGTGGAGCAGTCGGACGCGGCCCGCTCGGAGGTGAGCGGCAACGGTCTGGCGGCGCCGATCGCGAAGGCGATGATGTCGGCGGCGCTCACGGGGTAG
- a CDS encoding NCS2 family permease produces the protein MQTNATGPVNSTTAPPAGSGSAIDRYFRISERGSTYGREIRGGFATFFTMAYILVLNPIILGSTKDKFGDQLDPVQLVTATALVAAVMTVIMGVGGNLPLALAAGLGLNAVVAFQLAPQMAWDDAMGLIVLEGLLICVLVLTGLREAVMHAIPQPLKQAISVGIGLFIAFIGFVDSGFVTRIPDVANTTVPVQLGTGTLTGWPMLVFCAGVLLTIVLLARKVKGAILISIVAMTLVAIAVNELADVKSWGLTVPQVPDKLVASPDFGLLGHFDLFGAFGQVGALTVVLFVFTLILSDFFDTMGTVVGITAEAGLLDERGQVPNVGRVLFIDSVAAVAGGAASASSATTYVESAAGVGEGARTGFANLVTGGLFALALFLTPVLTIVPMQAAAPALIAVGFLMMTQVKHIDWERFEIAIPAFLTIAVMPFTYSITNGIGAGFVSYVVIKASLGKAREVHWLLWGAAALFLVYFAIDPVEQLLGVK, from the coding sequence ATGCAGACCAACGCGACCGGCCCGGTGAACTCCACCACCGCGCCCCCCGCGGGATCGGGCAGTGCCATCGACCGCTACTTCCGTATATCGGAACGCGGTTCTACGTACGGCAGGGAGATACGCGGCGGATTCGCCACGTTCTTCACCATGGCGTACATCCTCGTCCTCAATCCGATCATCCTCGGCAGCACCAAGGACAAGTTCGGCGATCAGCTCGATCCGGTCCAACTCGTCACCGCCACGGCCCTCGTGGCCGCGGTGATGACCGTGATCATGGGCGTCGGCGGCAATCTGCCGCTCGCCCTCGCGGCGGGCCTCGGGCTCAACGCTGTCGTCGCCTTCCAGCTCGCGCCCCAGATGGCCTGGGACGACGCGATGGGGCTCATCGTGCTCGAGGGCCTGCTGATCTGCGTCCTGGTCCTGACGGGCCTGCGCGAGGCGGTCATGCACGCCATTCCGCAGCCGCTCAAGCAGGCCATCAGCGTAGGTATCGGCCTGTTCATCGCCTTCATCGGTTTCGTCGACTCCGGCTTCGTCACCCGGATTCCGGACGTCGCGAACACCACCGTGCCGGTGCAGCTCGGCACCGGCACCCTGACCGGCTGGCCCATGCTCGTGTTCTGCGCCGGGGTGCTCCTGACGATCGTGCTGCTCGCCCGCAAGGTGAAGGGCGCCATCCTCATCAGCATCGTGGCGATGACGCTGGTCGCCATCGCGGTCAACGAGCTCGCCGACGTCAAGTCCTGGGGTCTCACCGTGCCCCAGGTGCCGGACAAGCTCGTCGCCTCGCCGGACTTCGGCCTCCTCGGTCACTTCGATCTGTTCGGTGCCTTCGGCCAGGTCGGCGCGCTCACGGTGGTGCTGTTCGTCTTCACCCTGATCCTGTCGGACTTCTTCGACACCATGGGCACCGTCGTCGGCATCACGGCCGAGGCCGGACTGCTCGACGAGCGCGGCCAGGTGCCGAACGTCGGCCGGGTGCTGTTCATCGACAGCGTGGCCGCCGTCGCGGGTGGCGCCGCCTCCGCCTCCTCGGCGACCACGTACGTCGAGTCGGCCGCGGGTGTCGGAGAGGGCGCGCGCACCGGCTTCGCGAACCTGGTCACCGGCGGCCTGTTCGCGCTCGCCCTGTTCCTCACCCCGGTCCTGACGATCGTGCCGATGCAGGCCGCGGCGCCCGCCCTCATCGCGGTCGGCTTCCTGATGATGACGCAGGTCAAGCACATCGACTGGGAGCGGTTCGAGATCGCCATCCCGGCGTTCCTGACCATCGCCGTCATGCCGTTCACGTACTCCATCACCAACGGCATCGGCGCGGGCTTCGTCTCGTACGTCGTCATCAAGGCGTCCCTCGGCAAGGCACGCGAGGTGCACTGGCTGCTGTGGGGCGCGGCCGCGCTCTTCCTCGTGTACTTCGCGATCGACCCCGTGGAGCAGCTGCTCGGCGTGAAGTGA
- a CDS encoding MarR family winged helix-turn-helix transcriptional regulator: MTDEPACSEHLPEAARCGPVSHALSRVARLHRITAGKLLRGLGLYPGQEFLMMHLWDRGPVRQSELIKAVDLDPSTVTKMLQRLEQAGHVRRSPDPRDRRAVLVETTDASCGLLGDVQHKWGDLEDHTLRGLDKEERTELLRLLAKVEANLCTDPASCPGAEPADG; the protein is encoded by the coding sequence ATGACGGACGAGCCAGCCTGTAGTGAGCACCTGCCCGAGGCCGCGCGTTGCGGTCCCGTCAGCCATGCGCTCTCCCGCGTGGCGCGGCTGCACCGGATCACCGCGGGCAAGCTGCTGCGCGGGCTCGGCCTCTATCCGGGCCAGGAGTTCCTGATGATGCACCTGTGGGACAGGGGGCCCGTGCGCCAGTCGGAGCTCATCAAGGCGGTCGACCTGGACCCGTCCACGGTGACGAAGATGCTCCAGCGGCTCGAACAGGCCGGTCATGTACGCCGCTCCCCCGACCCGCGCGACCGGCGGGCCGTGCTCGTGGAGACGACGGACGCCAGCTGCGGCCTGCTCGGCGACGTGCAGCACAAGTGGGGCGACCTGGAGGACCACACGCTGCGCGGCCTCGACAAGGAGGAGCGGACCGAACTCCTGCGGCTGCTCGCCAAGGTCGAGGCGAATTTGTGCACGGATCCGGCGAGCTGCCCGGGGGCGGAGCCTGCCGACGGGTGA
- a CDS encoding sensor histidine kinase, with amino-acid sequence MRGCWSALFGRRARRRWIHLILGGALAMPYVLVGSVVIGPLTGVSDVFTSLTLQLGAFAVGLPLAAVTALFPLTRPISVAAVRALCGVPGDALADGPPRSRAARGRTVAWFTLHLGFGGVLSGMTLALPPFAVTLMVLPLFAGLRDSALALPEVLHHAWALTLAPVAGAAMLVALAGCAAVAGGLLARWAPVLLGPTPADRLALAERRAADLALRNRLARELHDSVGHALSAVTLQASAARRVLDHDVEFVREALAAIEDTTRRTVGELDAVLGVLREAGDPASTAPAPTLAADLDGLLSRTRAGGLRVQADVVALDPAALPPLVSREAYRIVQEALSNALRHAGTSLTLRLARDGDDLLITAENPLPPHPPRARPGGGHGLRGIADRARLLGGAAEAGPADGAWRVSVRLPLKANA; translated from the coding sequence ATGAGGGGTTGCTGGAGCGCCCTGTTCGGGCGGCGGGCGCGCCGGCGGTGGATCCATCTGATCCTCGGCGGCGCACTCGCCATGCCGTACGTTCTGGTGGGCTCGGTCGTCATCGGGCCGCTCACCGGCGTGAGCGACGTCTTCACCTCACTGACCCTCCAACTGGGCGCGTTCGCAGTGGGGTTGCCGCTCGCCGCGGTCACGGCGCTGTTCCCGCTGACCCGGCCGATCTCGGTGGCGGCGGTGCGCGCGCTGTGCGGGGTGCCGGGCGACGCACTCGCCGACGGGCCGCCCCGGAGCCGCGCCGCGCGGGGGCGGACCGTCGCCTGGTTCACGCTGCACCTCGGATTCGGCGGGGTACTCAGTGGGATGACGCTCGCGCTGCCCCCGTTCGCGGTGACGCTGATGGTGCTTCCCCTGTTCGCCGGGCTGCGTGACTCGGCCCTCGCGCTGCCCGAAGTCCTCCACCACGCATGGGCGTTGACGCTCGCCCCCGTCGCGGGCGCGGCGATGCTCGTGGCGCTCGCGGGCTGCGCCGCGGTAGCCGGCGGCCTGCTGGCGCGGTGGGCGCCCGTGCTCCTCGGGCCGACTCCGGCAGACCGGCTCGCCTTGGCCGAGCGGCGCGCCGCCGACCTCGCCCTACGCAACCGGCTGGCGCGCGAGCTGCACGACTCGGTGGGCCACGCCCTGAGCGCGGTCACCCTCCAGGCGAGCGCGGCCCGCCGCGTCCTCGACCACGACGTGGAGTTCGTCCGCGAGGCCCTCGCCGCGATCGAGGACACCACGCGGCGCACGGTGGGCGAACTCGACGCCGTACTGGGCGTGTTGCGGGAGGCGGGCGACCCCGCGTCCACGGCGCCCGCGCCGACCCTCGCCGCCGACCTGGACGGGCTGCTGAGCCGCACGCGGGCCGGCGGCCTGCGCGTACAGGCGGATGTCGTGGCCCTGGACCCGGCCGCACTGCCGCCGCTGGTGTCCCGCGAGGCGTACCGGATCGTGCAGGAGGCGCTGAGCAACGCGCTGCGGCACGCGGGCACGTCCCTCACTCTGCGTCTCGCGCGCGACGGCGACGACCTGCTGATCACCGCCGAGAACCCGCTGCCGCCGCACCCGCCGCGCGCCCGCCCCGGCGGCGGCCACGGGCTGCGCGGCATCGCGGACCGGGCCCGGCTGCTGGGCGGCGCGGCCGAGGCCGGCCCTGCGGACGGTGCGTGGCGGGTGTCGGTACGACTGCCCCTGAAGGCGAACGCATGA
- a CDS encoding IclR family transcriptional regulator, with protein MSAGETGGGAQVKSAVRTVELLEYFAGRPGMHSLAAVQEAVGYPKSSLYMLLRTLVELGWVETDATGTRYGIGVRALLVGTSYIDGDEVVAAARPTLDRLSDDTTETIHLARLDGTNVVYLATRQSQHYLRPFTRVGRRLPAHSTSLGKALLATHTDEQVRKMLPETLPALTEHTITDREKLIEELHAVREQGIAVDREENTLGLRCFGVAIPYRTPARDAISCSVPVARLTPAHEQMVKDALFDARDRLTLATRRL; from the coding sequence ATGTCGGCAGGTGAGACGGGCGGCGGGGCTCAGGTCAAGTCCGCGGTACGGACCGTGGAATTGCTCGAATACTTCGCGGGCCGGCCCGGAATGCACTCCCTGGCGGCCGTCCAGGAAGCGGTCGGTTACCCCAAGTCGAGCCTGTACATGCTCCTTCGCACGCTGGTCGAGCTCGGCTGGGTGGAGACGGACGCGACAGGCACGCGGTACGGCATCGGCGTACGCGCCCTGCTCGTCGGCACGTCGTACATCGACGGCGACGAGGTGGTGGCCGCGGCCCGCCCCACCCTCGACCGGCTCTCCGACGACACCACGGAGACGATCCACCTGGCGCGCCTCGACGGCACGAACGTCGTCTATCTCGCCACGCGCCAGTCGCAGCACTACCTGCGGCCCTTCACCCGCGTCGGCCGCCGGCTGCCCGCGCACTCCACATCCCTCGGCAAGGCGCTGCTCGCGACCCACACCGACGAGCAGGTCCGCAAGATGCTCCCCGAGACGCTCCCGGCCCTCACCGAGCACACCATCACCGACCGCGAGAAGCTCATCGAGGAGCTGCACGCGGTGCGCGAGCAGGGCATCGCGGTGGACCGCGAGGAGAACACGCTGGGGCTTCGCTGCTTCGGCGTCGCGATCCCGTACCGCACACCGGCGCGCGACGCGATCAGCTGCTCGGTGCCGGTGGCGCGCCTGACCCCCGCGCACGAGCAGATGGTGAAGGACGCGCTGTTCGACGCCCGGGACCGGCTGACGCTTGCGACACGGAGGCTCTGA
- a CDS encoding DUF1349 domain-containing protein, whose amino-acid sequence MDIELPELPFPLRTYGPDGHWSYEDGVLTGWAGPRQDRFVPPTGTALDPASDAPRLLGAPKGDFQLLARVTVGFTAAFDAGVLYLHVGEREWAKLCLERSPDEPTVCTVVTRGHSDDANAFVVGGSTVWLRISRTGSAFAFHASPDGEKWTFVRIFSLGDEESAGAALVGFMAQAPVGDGCVVTYEAIEFRPTWPQGLKDGS is encoded by the coding sequence ATGGACATCGAACTCCCCGAACTCCCGTTCCCGCTGCGCACCTACGGCCCCGACGGGCACTGGTCGTACGAGGACGGGGTGCTCACCGGCTGGGCCGGACCCCGCCAGGACCGCTTCGTGCCGCCCACCGGCACGGCCCTGGACCCGGCGTCCGACGCGCCCCGCCTGCTCGGGGCGCCGAAGGGCGACTTCCAGCTGCTCGCCCGGGTCACGGTCGGCTTCACCGCCGCCTTCGACGCGGGTGTGCTCTATCTGCACGTCGGCGAGCGCGAGTGGGCCAAGCTCTGCCTGGAGCGCTCGCCCGACGAGCCGACCGTCTGCACCGTCGTCACGCGCGGCCACTCCGACGACGCGAACGCGTTCGTCGTGGGCGGCAGCACGGTGTGGCTGCGCATCAGCCGCACCGGTTCGGCGTTCGCCTTCCACGCCTCGCCGGACGGCGAGAAGTGGACCTTCGTCCGGATCTTCTCGCTGGGCGACGAGGAGTCCGCGGGCGCGGCCCTGGTCGGCTTCATGGCGCAGGCCCCGGTCGGTGACGGCTGCGTCGTCACGTACGAGGCCATCGAGTTCCGCCCGACCTGGCCGCAGGGCCTGAAGGACGGTTCCTGA
- a CDS encoding response regulator transcription factor, which translates to MTATTGITAIRVVLADDERMVRSALRAILSAEDGIEVVGEAATGAEAVSVVRELAPDVVLMDVRMPETDGIRATEQILGSMAAPPRIVVVTTFENDAYVYEALRAGAAGFLLKRAEADALVQTVRLVAHTDSLLFPAAVRALAAEYGHTGPAAAAWVARLTGRESEVLRHMASGLTNAEIARRMGVGPATVKTHVAAVLAKTGARDRTQAVIAAYEGGFMKA; encoded by the coding sequence ATGACCGCGACCACCGGGATCACCGCGATCCGTGTCGTCCTCGCCGACGACGAGCGCATGGTGCGCAGCGCCCTGCGCGCCATCCTGTCCGCCGAGGACGGCATCGAGGTCGTGGGCGAGGCGGCGACCGGCGCCGAGGCGGTGTCCGTGGTGCGCGAGCTGGCGCCCGACGTGGTCCTCATGGACGTACGCATGCCGGAGACCGACGGCATACGCGCCACGGAACAGATCCTCGGATCGATGGCCGCGCCGCCGCGCATCGTCGTGGTCACGACCTTCGAGAACGACGCCTACGTGTACGAGGCACTGCGCGCGGGCGCCGCCGGGTTCCTCCTCAAGCGCGCCGAGGCGGACGCGCTCGTGCAGACGGTGCGCCTCGTCGCGCACACCGACTCCCTGCTCTTCCCCGCGGCCGTGCGTGCCCTCGCCGCGGAGTACGGGCACACCGGGCCCGCGGCGGCCGCGTGGGTGGCGCGGCTCACGGGCCGCGAGAGCGAGGTGCTGCGGCACATGGCGTCGGGCCTGACCAACGCGGAGATCGCGCGGCGGATGGGGGTCGGCCCCGCCACGGTGAAGACGCATGTGGCGGCGGTCCTGGCGAAGACCGGGGCCCGGGACCGTACACAGGCCGTGATCGCGGCGTACGAGGGCGGCTTCATGAAGGCGTGA